A genomic segment from Planococcus sp. MSAK28401 encodes:
- the mobV gene encoding MobV family relaxase produces MSFAVVRMQKMKSPDLKGMQFHNQRERESRTNPDIDPDRAHLNYDLLHQEKIDYNKQVKEIIESQKVSERKTRKDAVLVNELLVTSDRKFFDGLDPAEQKRFFEESHKLFSERYGKQNIAYATVHNDEKTPHMHLGVVPMRDGKLQGKNVFNRQELQWMQEEFPKHMQSVGFEVERGIASDRKHIEMSRFKALTLNEEIKTLEKETEALRNALTASKKVDELQVSKPSLFDRNHVKLPVEDFEALKARAKATEAIESTIETHEKRFDDMVDNVIDSDRKLDQEKRKTAQLQKENNGLKKENLELQKENKTLKSQLNVLMEFAKTQLEKFKEWQKERQQEKEKNISRKRDQELER; encoded by the coding sequence GTGAGTTTTGCTGTGGTACGGATGCAAAAAATGAAGAGTCCAGATTTAAAGGGCATGCAATTTCACAACCAACGAGAACGGGAAAGTCGGACGAATCCAGACATTGATCCGGACCGTGCTCACTTGAATTATGATTTGCTCCATCAAGAAAAAATTGATTACAACAAACAAGTGAAAGAAATTATTGAGAGCCAAAAAGTGAGCGAACGGAAAACCCGAAAAGATGCCGTGCTCGTCAATGAGTTGCTGGTGACTTCGGACCGGAAATTTTTTGACGGATTGGATCCGGCTGAACAGAAACGGTTTTTCGAGGAAAGCCATAAATTGTTCTCCGAACGTTACGGCAAACAAAATATCGCTTATGCGACGGTTCACAACGACGAGAAAACGCCTCACATGCATTTAGGGGTCGTTCCGATGCGTGACGGCAAACTCCAGGGCAAGAATGTCTTTAATCGGCAGGAATTGCAGTGGATGCAGGAAGAATTCCCGAAACACATGCAAAGTGTTGGTTTTGAAGTCGAACGGGGCATTGCCTCTGACCGGAAACACATCGAAATGAGCCGTTTTAAGGCATTGACGCTCAATGAAGAGATCAAAACCCTAGAGAAGGAAACAGAAGCCCTTAGAAACGCGCTGACAGCTTCTAAGAAGGTCGATGAGCTTCAAGTCAGCAAACCCTCTCTCTTTGATCGGAATCACGTTAAATTGCCTGTAGAGGACTTTGAAGCACTTAAAGCAAGAGCGAAGGCTACCGAAGCCATTGAAAGCACGATTGAAACTCATGAGAAACGATTTGACGATATGGTCGATAACGTTATCGACAGCGATCGGAAACTGGACCAAGAAAAAAGAAAAACGGCACAGCTGCAGAAAGAAAACAACGGATTGAAAAAAGAAAATCTGGAACTGCAGAAGGAAAACAAAACCCTGAAAAGCCAGTTGAATGTTTTGATGGAATTTGCAAAAACTCAGCTGGAGAAATTCAAGGAATGGCAAAAAGAGCGTCAGCAAGAAAAAGAAAAAAATATTTCTAGAAAAAGAGATCAAGAACTTGAGCGTTAA
- a CDS encoding MerR family transcriptional regulator, producing the protein MTFHAPEDIATVLNIKPSTLRKYSLLLEQSGYLFKKNAQGHRWYTDTDLMALRKFITLKDSSGMTLEDSAEAVFLWSKTESVAGRAILSEATQGDTERHEAVVNELTVEERLLRLIQHQQQTIDRMAQSIQKQEEQNELILEEVKTLKGSLKPLDAPSSDQLKIASVESSSQQEKSEPESVTPPKDTRSLWARIWNK; encoded by the coding sequence ATGACCTTTCATGCACCAGAAGATATTGCAACTGTCCTCAACATCAAACCGTCAACGCTCCGCAAGTATTCGTTATTGCTCGAACAAAGTGGCTATCTCTTCAAAAAAAATGCCCAGGGTCATCGTTGGTACACCGATACAGACCTCATGGCTTTACGAAAGTTCATAACGCTCAAGGATAGCAGTGGAATGACATTGGAAGACAGTGCAGAAGCGGTTTTCTTATGGTCTAAAACGGAAAGCGTAGCGGGCCGAGCTATACTTTCTGAAGCGACACAAGGCGATACGGAACGCCACGAAGCGGTAGTAAATGAGCTGACCGTTGAGGAGCGTTTGCTGCGATTGATACAACACCAGCAACAGACGATCGATCGAATGGCGCAAAGCATTCAAAAGCAAGAAGAGCAAAACGAGCTGATTTTAGAGGAAGTGAAAACCCTGAAGGGCAGCCTGAAGCCACTGGACGCCCCTTCGTCCGATCAGCTCAAGATAGCGAGCGTAGAATCGTCCTCACAGCAAGAAAAAAGCGAACCGGAGTCGGTAACGCCTCCAAAAGATACCCGAAGTTTATGGGCTAGGATCTGGAACAAATGA